GGATTTGAACGCAGGTTGCGAAAGGCAACGCCGCTCAAATAACTCCGTAAGTTGTTGTGGCGCCGCCAAGTCGCTGTCGATCGGCTCGCAGTAAGTCCGATGGCGAAACCAGGTCAACTGCCGTTTCGCGTACCGCCGACTATTCCTGATGATGGCCGCGATCGCCTGATCGCGTGACAGATCTCCATGAAGAAACCGGGTCGCTTCGCGGTATCCCACTGTGTTAAGTCCGGGAGCTTCAAGGGGGACACCGGATTGAAGCAACGTCTCGACTTCCGCAAACAGTCCCTGCTCGACCATGTGTCGCGAACGTCGCTCGATCCGCTCGTACAGACGTACCCGATCATGCCGAATCTCGCAGACAATGATCGGCCAGGGAGCGGGATTCCGTCTGGCTGTTTCCAGCCAGTCGCTGATGGGCCGATGGGTTTGACGGTACAGTTCGGCCGCGCGCAGGAGTCTGGTCTGATCCGCAGGGTGAATCGCCGACACGAAGGCCGGGTCGACCTGCCGGACCTCGTCATAGATCGCGTCCCATCCCGACTCGGCGGCCTGATCGAGGATCGAACGCCTGACTGCCGGCGCGATATCCGGCAGATCGGGAAGCCCCCGAATCAAGGCATCCAGGTAAAACCCGGTCCCGCCGACGAGGATGACATCCCCTCCGGCGGCCCGCCGCTCAGAGATGATGCGCCGCGCCTCGGCGACAAAACGTCCGGCTGAGAACGACTCGACGGGATC
This genomic interval from Candidatus Zixiibacteriota bacterium contains the following:
- the miaA gene encoding tRNA (adenosine(37)-N6)-dimethylallyltransferase MiaA, producing the protein MQAAAAKSDLSERPILAIVGATASGKSQLAQRVADLTGATLLSVDSRKIYRGLDIGTAKPSPEIIRRYDYGLIDCADPVESFSAGRFVAEARRIISERRAAGGDVILVGGTGFYLDALIRGLPDLPDIAPAVRRSILDQAAESGWDAIYDEVRQVDPAFVSAIHPADQTRLLRAAELYRQTHRPISDWLETARRNPAPWPIIVCEIRHDRVRLYERIERRSRHMVEQGLFAEVETLLQSGVPLEAPGLNTVGYREATRFLHGDLSRDQAIAAIIRNSRRYAKRQLTWFRHRTYCEPIDSDLAAPQQLTELFERRCLSQPAFKSDTPDPTV